One region of Chryseobacterium muglaense genomic DNA includes:
- a CDS encoding type II toxin-antitoxin system RelE/ParE family toxin, whose product MATKLIYSHFVKNDLKEINNWYRKIDKKLLDNFLKEFRYKINFIKENPLSCELKYDENRIVFLKKFPFGIHYFYNKEKNLIEIYSVFHTARNPEQWKDRK is encoded by the coding sequence GTGGCGACTAAATTAATATACAGCCATTTTGTAAAAAATGATTTAAAAGAAATAAATAATTGGTACAGAAAAATTGATAAAAAACTCTTGGATAATTTTCTTAAAGAGTTTCGTTATAAAATTAATTTCATTAAAGAAAATCCCTTGTCTTGTGAACTTAAATATGACGAGAATAGAATCGTTTTTCTCAAAAAATTTCCTTTTGGTATTCATTATTTCTATAACAAAGAGAAAAATTTAATTGAAATATATTCTGTTTTTCATACTGCCAGAAACCCTGAACAGTGGAAAGATAGAAAATAA
- a CDS encoding peptide MFS transporter, whose product MKTKHPKGLPYLFFTEMWERFGYYLILGIFVLYMTDTEKGGLEFDGKDAADIFGTFIALTYLTPFLGGFLADRLLGYVKAIYIGGFLMGLGYLGIGFFKELPLFYGSLALIIVGNGFFKPSISTLLGNLYNEEPYKANKDAGYNIFYMGINIGAFVCNIIAAFMRNKYGWGPAFMTAGVGMFVGLLVFTIGRQHILQANVLKPAQEGDTKISDVLVKVFLPAVIFGLIGWFLPGYIFGSNIFGSNSTDAFIFACIPVIYFYVMLYVKANAEDKKPIGALLAIFAVSLMFWAVFKQNGTALTLWAQSYTDRTVPATLEKPLEAIYLVDKKDYQDKEVSVYDHQYQVQKDENGKALKEQGKDIYFRNISDADKAKLEANPSQTVNLYNTELFQSINPGWVILLTPVVVAFFMMLRKKGKEPSTPSKIVLGLFISALSCLVMVGAVYAGQNGLVKVSALWLVAAYGVITVGELCLSPMGLSLVSKLSPPRLTALMMGGFFLSTSIGNKLSGVLASFWYDYDNKANFFIVNFGLLLLATLLGLSILKRLNKIMKEKGVN is encoded by the coding sequence ATGAAAACCAAACATCCTAAAGGGCTTCCCTATCTATTTTTCACAGAAATGTGGGAGCGTTTCGGCTATTATTTAATTCTCGGAATCTTTGTACTGTACATGACTGACACAGAAAAAGGAGGCCTAGAATTTGACGGAAAAGACGCTGCTGATATTTTCGGAACTTTTATCGCATTGACGTATTTAACTCCATTTTTAGGTGGCTTTTTGGCCGACAGACTTTTAGGATATGTAAAAGCAATTTATATTGGAGGTTTTTTGATGGGATTGGGCTATCTAGGTATCGGTTTCTTTAAAGAACTGCCATTATTTTATGGCTCCTTAGCTTTAATCATCGTTGGAAACGGATTTTTTAAACCGAGTATTTCTACACTTTTAGGAAATTTATACAACGAAGAACCTTATAAAGCGAATAAAGATGCAGGATACAATATTTTCTATATGGGAATCAACATTGGAGCTTTTGTATGTAATATTATTGCTGCTTTCATGCGTAACAAATACGGATGGGGACCCGCATTTATGACCGCCGGAGTAGGAATGTTTGTAGGACTTTTGGTGTTCACCATCGGAAGACAGCATATTCTTCAGGCAAATGTTTTGAAACCTGCACAGGAAGGTGATACCAAAATTTCAGATGTTTTAGTAAAAGTGTTTTTACCGGCTGTAATCTTCGGATTGATCGGATGGTTTTTACCAGGCTATATTTTCGGAAGCAATATTTTTGGAAGCAACAGTACAGACGCATTTATATTTGCCTGTATTCCAGTAATTTATTTCTATGTTATGCTTTATGTAAAAGCGAATGCAGAAGACAAAAAACCGATTGGAGCCTTACTGGCAATTTTTGCAGTAAGCTTAATGTTCTGGGCAGTTTTTAAACAAAACGGAACTGCTTTAACACTTTGGGCACAAAGCTATACTGATAGAACCGTACCTGCTACCTTAGAAAAACCACTAGAAGCAATTTATTTGGTTGATAAAAAAGATTATCAGGACAAAGAAGTTTCTGTATATGACCATCAGTATCAGGTACAAAAAGATGAAAATGGTAAAGCTTTAAAAGAGCAAGGAAAAGATATTTATTTCAGAAATATTTCTGATGCAGACAAAGCAAAGCTTGAAGCCAATCCTTCGCAAACAGTTAATCTCTATAACACAGAATTATTCCAGTCGATAAATCCGGGTTGGGTAATTTTATTGACTCCTGTTGTGGTTGCATTTTTTATGATGCTTCGCAAAAAAGGGAAAGAACCGAGTACTCCTTCGAAAATTGTTTTAGGATTGTTTATCTCTGCACTATCATGCTTGGTAATGGTAGGAGCTGTTTATGCCGGTCAAAACGGCTTAGTAAAAGTATCAGCTTTATGGTTGGTTGCAGCCTACGGAGTAATTACAGTCGGAGAACTTTGTCTCTCGCCGATGGGCTTATCTTTAGTTTCAAAACTTTCACCGCCAAGATTAACAGCTTTGATGATGGGTGGATTTTTCCTTTCAACATCAATCGGAAACAAACTTTCCGGAGTTTTAGCGAGTTTCTGGTATGATTATGACAATAAAGCTAATTTCTTCATCGTCAATTTTGGATTATTGCTTTTAGCAACTTTACTTGGGCTTTCCATATTAAAAAGGCTTAATAAAATCATGAAAGAAAAGGGAGTAAATTAA
- a CDS encoding peptide MFS transporter has product MDTVQKKGHPKGLYLLFFTEMWERFSYYGMRAILILYLTKKLIEGGLGMDEQNATLLYGYFTGLVYFTPLIGGWLADKFLGKRLAITIGGITMMIGQFVLFGMNSTTGLYIGLALLIIGNGFFKPNISTLVGGLYPDGDDRRDSAFSIFYMGINLGALIAPFIIGYFTDNLFATTNADGSIAYGYRYGFLAAGVGMFLGQIVFNTFAQKYLGDLGSKPVKNSSTDEKSTEASSINPVTGKPLTKPEEGQRITVIFILFLFAVFFWAGFEQAGSSLSLYTDKFINRNVFGFEIPTSWFQSVNPIFIVTLAPLFAIFWSSKLGKKLSTPVKMGVGMIILGIGFWFMLGAVAERNANGDIADIANKAGIMWLIMTYLLHTIGELCLSPVGLSVVTKLSPPKLASILMAVWMLSSSIANFIGGFLASIVETLGAGQVFTYISGFVIVCGILLLLLSKYISKMMHGVK; this is encoded by the coding sequence ATGGATACAGTACAGAAGAAAGGACATCCTAAGGGTTTGTACCTATTGTTCTTCACCGAGATGTGGGAGCGTTTTTCTTATTATGGAATGCGTGCAATTTTGATCCTTTATTTAACTAAGAAATTAATTGAAGGAGGATTAGGAATGGATGAGCAGAATGCCACACTTTTATATGGCTATTTTACAGGGCTTGTTTATTTTACACCATTAATCGGAGGTTGGCTTGCTGATAAATTTTTAGGAAAACGTCTAGCAATTACAATCGGTGGTATCACCATGATGATTGGGCAGTTTGTTTTATTCGGAATGAATTCGACAACAGGGCTTTACATCGGTTTAGCCTTACTGATTATAGGAAATGGTTTCTTTAAGCCTAATATTTCCACCTTAGTAGGTGGTTTATATCCCGACGGAGACGACAGAAGAGATTCTGCATTCTCTATTTTCTATATGGGAATTAACTTAGGAGCTTTAATTGCGCCGTTTATTATCGGTTATTTTACAGATAACCTTTTTGCAACCACCAATGCAGACGGATCTATCGCTTACGGTTACAGATATGGTTTCTTGGCTGCCGGAGTCGGAATGTTCCTAGGACAGATTGTATTTAATACTTTTGCTCAAAAATATTTAGGAGATTTGGGTTCTAAACCCGTTAAAAACTCTTCTACAGATGAAAAATCTACAGAAGCAAGTTCAATTAATCCTGTTACAGGAAAACCATTAACTAAACCTGAAGAAGGGCAAAGAATTACTGTAATCTTTATTTTATTCTTATTTGCAGTATTCTTTTGGGCTGGTTTCGAACAGGCTGGATCTTCTTTATCTTTATATACAGATAAATTTATCAACAGAAATGTTTTCGGATTTGAAATCCCTACATCATGGTTTCAGTCGGTTAACCCTATTTTCATCGTAACATTAGCACCATTATTTGCAATATTCTGGAGTTCTAAATTAGGTAAAAAACTTTCTACTCCTGTAAAAATGGGTGTTGGTATGATTATCTTAGGAATTGGTTTCTGGTTTATGCTTGGAGCTGTTGCAGAAAGAAATGCAAACGGAGACATTGCTGATATCGCAAACAAAGCAGGAATCATGTGGTTGATCATGACTTACTTACTACACACAATTGGTGAGCTTTGCCTTTCACCGGTAGGTTTATCTGTAGTAACAAAATTATCTCCGCCTAAATTAGCTTCAATCTTGATGGCAGTTTGGATGTTGTCTTCTTCAATTGCTAACTTCATCGGAGGTTTCTTAGCTTCAATTGTAGAAACTTTAGGAGCAGGGCAAGTATTCACTTACATTTCAGGATTTGTAATTGTTTGTGGAATATTGCTTCTTTTATTAAGCAAGTATATCAGCAAAATGATGCACGGCGTAAAATAA
- a CDS encoding PDDEXK nuclease domain-containing protein: MEVSEDSLFQSIKEIISQSREKVFRIANSTLLLTYWQIGQLIIEDEQKGKERAEYGKYTLKNLSKKLTLEFGKGFDYTNLSNMRKFYQAFPIVDALRQQLSWTHYRLLIKLDNSDKMNYYINESIQNNWNYRDLKRQINSLAYERVLEHKKSSTETIHSVLKDPYIFEFLGIKPNEKISEKEIETGIIDHIQKFLLEFGKGFAFVARQQHISTDTSDFYIDLVFYNYILKCFVIIDLKTGELSHQDIGQIDMYVRMYDDLKRGDDDNPTIGILLCSEKDETIVKYSVLNDKNNLFASKYLLYLPKEEELKQIIDQDRIRFELDQEDKKQQS, encoded by the coding sequence ATGGAAGTTTCTGAAGATTCTTTGTTTCAATCCATAAAGGAAATTATTAGTCAATCGCGCGAAAAAGTTTTTCGTATTGCGAATTCTACTCTATTATTAACTTACTGGCAAATCGGACAATTAATTATTGAAGACGAGCAAAAAGGAAAAGAAAGAGCAGAATATGGAAAATATACTTTAAAAAATCTTTCTAAAAAACTCACTTTAGAATTTGGGAAGGGATTTGATTATACAAATCTTTCCAATATGCGAAAGTTTTATCAGGCTTTTCCAATTGTTGACGCATTGCGTCAACAATTGAGTTGGACACATTATAGACTATTAATAAAATTAGATAATTCAGATAAAATGAATTATTACATTAATGAATCCATCCAAAACAACTGGAACTATCGAGATTTAAAAAGGCAAATTAACTCGTTAGCCTATGAAAGAGTTTTAGAACATAAAAAATCTTCCACAGAAACCATTCATAGTGTTTTAAAAGACCCCTATATATTTGAGTTCTTAGGAATAAAACCAAATGAAAAAATTTCAGAAAAAGAAATTGAAACTGGCATTATCGATCATATTCAAAAGTTTTTACTCGAATTTGGGAAAGGTTTCGCTTTTGTAGCAAGACAACAACATATCTCCACCGACACTTCAGATTTTTACATAGACTTGGTCTTTTACAATTATATTTTAAAATGTTTCGTCATTATTGATTTAAAAACAGGGGAACTTTCACATCAAGATATCGGGCAAATTGACATGTATGTAAGAATGTATGATGATCTGAAACGAGGCGATGATGACAACCCTACAATCGGAATTCTTTTATGTTCTGAAAAAGATGAAACTATCGTAAAATATTCTGTTTTAAATGATAAAAACAATCTATTCGCAAGCAAATATCTATTGTATCTTCCTAAAGAAGAAGAATTAAAACAAATCATTGACCAAGACAGAATTCGTTTTGAGCTTGATCAGGAAGATAAAAAACAACAATCTTAA
- a CDS encoding oligopeptide:H+ symporter, which translates to MNLTLDEIQNFKGKYPKQIWSLFFSEMWERFCFYGMRGMLVFFMISQLNFHEKEANLQYGATQAFVYAFTFVGGLFADKILGFRKSLFWGGLLMIVGSLILATDPHKFFFLGIAFTVVGTGFFKPNISSMVGQLYKPNDSRADAGFSLFYAGINLGALLGGYLCIAIGKGELLSHLIPEGLHWNVAFGLAAIVMVISLVNFIFTQRSLGTIGLQPGHPNHEVKSAPMPKWKEYGVYILSLIFIPIIMKMVSVPEYTDYFMWIVGPLTILYLFYEFSRIDQDLYKNPFSLKGRLSREKYILNSLLILVIYLSLILYSYYKMNWLYCLPIIPLSWFNIVFQTKRCHDINLNGWYQLIPFFGIYLLLKKGDIGKNDYGTTEITHNKTLDPSIKKLYAALIFILFSIVFWGIYEQSGGSLSIFAAKNLNKDLLGLDPNGVNNSGGAFFIIFLAPLLGLLWIWMNKKKIEPNTIIKFGLGFIFLGLGYYVLFATRLFADLQGVTSLNFFTLALLVITLGELCLSPIGLSIMTKLSTKNLQGMMMGMWFLASAYGQYVAGIIGAGLADAKEGSTNYDALITYTEGYKQLALYAVIAGVVLILISPLIKKLMQEVK; encoded by the coding sequence ATGAACTTAACGCTCGACGAGATACAAAATTTCAAAGGAAAATACCCAAAACAAATCTGGTCACTCTTTTTTTCCGAAATGTGGGAACGGTTCTGCTTTTATGGAATGCGTGGAATGTTGGTTTTCTTTATGATCTCACAACTTAATTTCCATGAAAAAGAAGCCAATCTTCAATATGGAGCAACACAGGCTTTCGTTTATGCTTTCACTTTTGTGGGCGGACTTTTCGCAGATAAAATATTAGGATTTCGAAAATCTCTTTTTTGGGGCGGGCTTTTAATGATCGTCGGAAGTTTAATATTAGCTACAGACCCGCATAAATTTTTCTTTTTAGGAATTGCTTTTACGGTTGTAGGAACAGGTTTTTTTAAACCAAATATTTCTTCAATGGTTGGCCAGCTGTACAAACCTAATGACTCCAGAGCTGATGCAGGATTTTCGCTTTTTTATGCAGGAATTAATCTTGGTGCATTGCTTGGAGGTTATCTATGCATCGCGATCGGAAAAGGAGAATTGCTTTCGCATTTAATCCCAGAAGGTTTGCACTGGAATGTCGCATTTGGATTAGCAGCAATTGTGATGGTTATTAGCTTAGTAAATTTCATATTTACTCAAAGAAGTTTAGGTACAATAGGTTTACAGCCAGGACATCCTAATCACGAGGTAAAATCGGCTCCAATGCCGAAGTGGAAAGAGTATGGAGTTTATATTCTATCATTAATTTTCATCCCTATTATTATGAAAATGGTTTCTGTTCCGGAATATACCGATTATTTTATGTGGATAGTAGGTCCGTTGACAATACTTTACTTATTTTATGAATTCTCAAGAATTGATCAGGATCTATATAAAAATCCTTTCAGTTTAAAAGGAAGATTATCTCGGGAGAAATATATACTAAATTCTTTATTGATTTTGGTTATTTATTTATCCTTGATATTATATAGCTACTATAAAATGAATTGGTTATATTGTCTTCCTATTATACCACTATCTTGGTTTAATATTGTTTTTCAGACAAAAAGATGTCATGACATCAATTTAAATGGCTGGTATCAGCTTATTCCTTTTTTTGGAATTTATCTTCTTTTAAAAAAAGGAGACATTGGTAAAAACGATTACGGGACGACAGAAATTACCCATAATAAAACACTTGATCCAAGCATAAAAAAACTATATGCTGCTCTAATTTTCATTCTATTCTCTATTGTTTTTTGGGGAATTTATGAGCAAAGTGGAGGTTCTTTAAGTATTTTCGCTGCGAAAAATTTAAATAAAGACCTTTTAGGATTAGACCCGAACGGTGTAAATAATTCGGGAGGTGCTTTTTTCATCATTTTCTTGGCTCCATTATTAGGATTATTATGGATTTGGATGAATAAAAAGAAAATTGAACCCAACACAATCATCAAATTTGGGTTAGGATTTATATTTTTAGGATTAGGATATTACGTTTTATTTGCAACCAGATTATTTGCAGATTTACAGGGTGTCACTTCATTGAATTTCTTCACATTAGCTTTATTGGTGATCACTTTGGGAGAATTATGCCTCTCACCTATCGGATTATCAATTATGACCAAACTTTCCACAAAAAATCTTCAGGGAATGATGATGGGAATGTGGTTTCTTGCTTCCGCTTATGGTCAATATGTTGCTGGAATTATTGGCGCCGGTTTAGCAGATGCCAAAGAAGGCTCAACAAATTATGATGCATTAATTACCTATACAGAAGGTTACAAACAATTGGCATTATATGCTGTAATTGCCGGTGTGGTATTGATTTTGATATCACCATTGATTAAAAAACTTATGCAGGAGGTAAAATAA
- a CDS encoding thioredoxin family protein, with protein sequence MKKISTLFFLFFISFNFAQVKWMTIEEALNAQKTQPKKIIIDFYADWCGPCKIMDKKTYGNPIIYELLNKNYYPVKFDAEDKKTIEIFGRKFSNDNTSHKKGRNSLHEFTQFMNVNAVPSTVFLDEKGSPITMLQGELSAKELEPYLDFISNDLYKKVKTKQDWEDYQRKFRSKIKD encoded by the coding sequence ATGAAAAAAATATCCACCCTATTTTTTCTTTTTTTTATCAGTTTCAATTTTGCGCAGGTAAAATGGATGACAATTGAAGAAGCATTAAATGCACAGAAAACACAGCCTAAAAAAATCATTATCGATTTTTATGCAGATTGGTGTGGCCCGTGTAAAATCATGGATAAAAAAACGTATGGAAACCCTATTATTTATGAGCTTTTAAATAAAAATTATTATCCGGTAAAGTTTGATGCAGAAGATAAAAAAACGATAGAAATCTTCGGAAGAAAATTCTCTAATGACAATACTTCTCACAAGAAAGGAAGAAATTCACTTCACGAATTCACGCAGTTTATGAATGTAAATGCAGTCCCAAGTACAGTTTTCCTTGATGAAAAAGGTAGTCCAATCACGATGTTACAGGGAGAATTATCTGCAAAAGAATTAGAACCTTATCTTGATTTTATATCGAATGATTTATACAAAAAAGTAAAAACAAAGCAAGATTGGGAAGATTATCAGAGGAAATTTAGATCTAAAATAAAAGATTAA
- the recG gene encoding ATP-dependent DNA helicase RecG — protein sequence MKMTLETSIEYVKGIGPERAKLIKNVLGISIVEDLLNFYPIRYLDKNKVYKINGLQESNLEIQLKGKISNVQEILTGKVKRLTAKFNDDTGSMDLVWFQYSKWLKEQLPVNREVFIFGKINAFNNQYSMPHPEIELDENKEKDNRLRPIYPSSEKLTKRGLNQKFFQVILRNICKEIPNLIQENLPESIMSSMKFLSRQQTFLNIHFPKNLDYFETANQRLKFEESFFFQLGYALKKLHHKIQSTGNPFPIVGDHFTGFYENHLPFELTGAQKRVLKEIRMDMKKPIQMNRLLQGDVGSGKTMVALLTMLIALDNGFQSCLMAPTEILAQQHYNGIKDLLKDTEIKVSLLTGSVKASARKVIHEELENGELSILIGTHAVLEDKVKFKNLGLAIIDEQHRFGVAQRAKLWAKNKIPPHILVMTATPIPRTLAMSFYSDLDVSVIDEMPVGRKAIITAHRREKDRTYVYHFCHEEIRKGRQIYFVYPLIEESETLDYKNLMEGLEHIMDNFSNYEVTMLHGKMKPDEKDAAMNYFASGKSQIMVATTVIEVGVNVPNASVMVIESAERFGLSQLHQLRGRVGRGAEQSYCILMTSDKMSAESRTRIKTMTETNDGFKISEVDMQLRGPGDILGTQQSGVVDFKRLDLVNDAPIIKATKKMVDKILEADPHLSGTDHQIIKNYYVQNYKGKNKWSKIS from the coding sequence CTGAAAATGACTTTAGAAACCTCCATAGAATATGTAAAAGGAATTGGTCCAGAACGAGCCAAACTCATTAAAAATGTGTTGGGAATTTCTATTGTGGAAGACCTCCTCAACTTCTACCCTATTCGGTATTTAGATAAAAATAAAGTTTATAAAATAAACGGACTTCAGGAAAGCAATCTTGAAATTCAGCTAAAAGGAAAAATCTCAAATGTACAGGAAATTCTCACCGGAAAAGTAAAAAGACTGACCGCAAAATTCAATGATGATACCGGAAGTATGGATCTGGTTTGGTTTCAGTATTCAAAATGGCTGAAAGAGCAACTTCCTGTAAATCGAGAAGTTTTTATTTTCGGGAAAATAAATGCATTTAACAATCAGTATTCGATGCCACATCCGGAAATTGAACTTGATGAAAACAAAGAAAAAGACAACAGATTAAGACCCATTTATCCAAGTTCTGAAAAACTTACAAAAAGAGGTTTAAACCAAAAATTCTTTCAGGTAATACTGAGAAATATCTGCAAAGAAATCCCTAATCTTATTCAGGAAAATCTTCCGGAATCTATAATGAGCTCGATGAAGTTTTTATCGAGACAGCAGACTTTTTTAAACATTCATTTTCCAAAAAATTTAGATTATTTCGAAACTGCCAATCAACGTTTAAAGTTTGAAGAATCATTCTTTTTTCAACTAGGTTATGCTTTAAAAAAACTTCACCATAAAATACAGTCTACAGGAAATCCATTCCCAATCGTCGGCGATCATTTTACCGGTTTTTATGAAAATCATCTTCCTTTTGAACTTACAGGAGCTCAAAAAAGAGTTTTAAAGGAAATCCGAATGGATATGAAAAAGCCAATTCAAATGAACCGACTTTTGCAGGGCGACGTAGGTTCAGGAAAAACTATGGTCGCTTTATTAACAATGTTGATTGCCTTAGACAATGGTTTTCAGAGTTGTTTGATGGCTCCAACAGAAATTCTTGCCCAACAACACTACAACGGAATTAAAGATCTACTGAAGGACACAGAAATTAAAGTCAGCCTTTTGACAGGTTCTGTAAAAGCTTCTGCAAGAAAGGTTATTCACGAAGAGCTCGAAAATGGGGAGCTTTCTATCTTGATAGGAACTCACGCTGTTTTGGAAGATAAGGTGAAATTTAAAAATCTCGGATTGGCAATTATCGACGAGCAACATCGATTTGGTGTGGCTCAAAGGGCAAAACTGTGGGCTAAAAATAAAATCCCACCTCATATTTTAGTGATGACCGCGACTCCGATTCCGAGAACTTTGGCGATGAGTTTTTATTCGGATCTCGACGTTTCTGTAATTGATGAAATGCCGGTGGGAAGAAAAGCGATTATTACCGCTCATCGAAGAGAAAAAGACAGAACTTATGTTTATCATTTCTGTCATGAAGAAATCCGAAAAGGCAGACAGATCTACTTTGTTTATCCGTTGATTGAAGAATCTGAAACTTTAGACTATAAAAATCTGATGGAAGGTTTGGAACATATTATGGATAACTTTTCGAATTATGAGGTAACGATGCTTCACGGGAAAATGAAACCCGATGAGAAAGATGCTGCGATGAATTATTTTGCATCAGGAAAGTCGCAAATTATGGTTGCAACAACAGTAATTGAAGTCGGTGTGAATGTTCCGAATGCTTCGGTTATGGTGATCGAAAGTGCCGAAAGATTTGGGCTTTCTCAGCTTCATCAGCTTCGTGGAAGAGTGGGAAGAGGAGCCGAACAAAGCTATTGTATCTTGATGACTTCTGATAAAATGTCTGCTGAAAGCCGAACAAGAATCAAAACGATGACGGAAACCAATGATGGTTTTAAAATTTCTGAGGTTGATATGCAATTGCGCGGTCCCGGTGATATTCTCGGAACTCAGCAAAGCGGTGTGGTTGATTTTAAAAGACTCGATTTGGTGAATGACGCGCCAATTATTAAAGCTACCAAGAAAATGGTCGACAAAATCTTAGAAGCAGATCCGCATTTATCCGGAACCGATCATCAGATTATTAAAAATTATTACGTCCAAAATTATAAAGGGAAGAATAAATGGAGTAAGATTTCCTAA
- a CDS encoding GNAT family N-acetyltransferase: protein MKLIKATEENIPLIQDLAKRSWENAYSEILSNEQMEYMLSTMYSQSEISAHLKNLDYHYYLVFDENSNEYDGFIGFENHYEENTTKLHRIYLVPESKGKGLGKKTLEFLNEKTLQSGDNRIILNVNKHNSAKKFYESQGYNIYDEGVFDIGNGYVMDDYLMEKSL from the coding sequence ATGAAATTAATCAAAGCAACAGAAGAAAATATCCCTTTAATTCAGGATTTAGCTAAAAGATCTTGGGAAAATGCTTACTCAGAAATTCTTTCTAATGAGCAGATGGAATATATGTTAAGTACAATGTATTCTCAATCTGAAATTTCAGCTCATCTTAAAAATCTTGATTATCATTATTATCTTGTTTTTGATGAAAACTCCAATGAATATGACGGATTTATTGGTTTTGAAAATCATTACGAGGAAAATACAACCAAGCTTCACCGAATTTACCTAGTTCCTGAAAGCAAAGGAAAAGGGTTAGGCAAAAAAACACTTGAGTTTTTAAATGAAAAAACTTTACAAAGTGGAGATAACAGAATTATTCTGAATGTCAATAAACATAATTCAGCAAAGAAATTTTATGAATCTCAAGGTTATAATATTTATGATGAAGGCGTTTTTGATATTGGAAATGGATATGTGATGGATGATTATTTGATGGAAAAATCGCTGTAA
- the dapA gene encoding 4-hydroxy-tetrahydrodipicolinate synthase: MSILKGVGVALVTPFNEDLSVDFESLTKLVEYNIENGTNYLVVLGTTAEAATLSSDEKKQVIEHIIKVNNKRLPLVLGIGGNNTLEVKQQIEEADLSDFTAVLSVSPYYNKPNQEGLYQHYKMLASTGKNIIIYNVPSRTGQNVEAETTLRLANEFPNLFLIKEAAPNILQYFDILRKKPEGFNLVSGDDEYTLPVTLAGGAGVISVIGQGYPKEFSTMVQLAFDKKVDEAYEIHNKLVEITRLIFAEGNPCGIKVVLAEKGLIKNYLRLPLVPASEGLYAKIKAEMAKI, translated from the coding sequence ATGAGCATTTTAAAAGGAGTAGGTGTTGCTTTGGTGACACCCTTTAATGAAGATTTATCCGTAGATTTCGAAAGTTTAACAAAACTTGTTGAGTACAACATCGAAAACGGAACCAACTATTTGGTGGTATTGGGCACTACAGCGGAAGCTGCTACACTTTCTTCAGACGAGAAGAAACAGGTAATTGAGCACATCATTAAGGTGAATAATAAACGTCTTCCTTTGGTTTTAGGAATTGGCGGAAATAATACTCTTGAAGTCAAACAGCAAATTGAAGAGGCAGATTTATCAGATTTTACGGCTGTTTTATCGGTGTCTCCTTATTATAATAAACCTAATCAGGAAGGTCTTTATCAGCATTATAAAATGTTGGCTTCTACCGGAAAAAATATTATCATTTATAACGTTCCTTCAAGAACCGGACAAAATGTGGAAGCAGAAACTACTTTACGTTTAGCAAATGAATTCCCGAATTTATTCTTAATTAAAGAAGCTGCGCCAAATATTCTTCAGTATTTTGATATTCTTAGAAAAAAGCCTGAAGGTTTTAATTTGGTTTCCGGTGACGATGAATATACACTTCCAGTTACGTTAGCAGGTGGAGCAGGGGTAATTTCTGTAATCGGGCAAGGTTATCCAAAAGAATTTTCTACAATGGTTCAGTTGGCTTTTGATAAAAAAGTAGATGAAGCTTATGAAATTCACAACAAATTAGTAGAAATCACAAGGTTGATTTTTGCAGAAGGAAATCCTTGCGGAATTAAAGTTGTTTTGGCGGAAAAAGGATTAATAAAAAATTATTTGAGACTTCCATTAGTTCCTGCTTCAGAAGGACTTTATGCGAAAATAAAAGCTGAAATGGCGAAGATTTAA